The DNA region gtgtatccaccagacttctgcacaacacaactgatggtcccaaccccatttataaggcaagaaatcccacttattaaacctgacagggcacacctgtgaagtgaagaccattcctgatgactacctcttgaagctcttcaagagaatgccaagagtgtgcaaagcagtcatcaaagcaaaaggtggctactttgaagaacctagaatataagacacattctcagttgtttcacacttttgttaagtatataattccacatgtgttaattcatagttttgatgccttcagtgtgaatttacaattttcagtcatgaaaatacagaaaaatctttaaatgaggtgtgtccaaacttttgctctgtattgtgtatatatatatatatatatatatatatgtatatatatatatatatatatatgtatatacagtacacctatactatgtgtatatatctattctactgtattgtaagctgtcagtgtaattttactgtacaccgcacatgaattgccggcttttcaaaggacactggtatttctcgcaaatcacactgatggtccgtgtggtgttcgAGTTttacttgcacccatagacttgcaaatGGCAGCATGGTATTTCACTCATACgtataatacggctgagaaaaaaaacggtgatgggagctgccccatagattaacattggtccgagtgctatgtgatgttttctcgcatagcactcgtccatattcctctctagtgtgactccagccttatagtaGAGTACCTTCATATAAGCAGGTTTCCTCGCACGATATAGTGCAAGGGTCTTCTGAATACACATGGTATTTATCTACATGTAACTGTGATAACCTTGGGATAAATGGGATCTGTATTGCAGTTGATTAACAAATACAAGGCTTAAACTATATTACATTTTGTTTTATGAAAGTCAGATAGATCTTGCGAAGCAACAAGCATCTCAGACACTCCAGCAGGTCTGGCTTCATCTATGATGTCAGTAAGACAATAAAAATCTACATAATACATCGAGGAGTGCAGCAGATTCTTGCCATTTACATGTGGATTTCAAGATCCTTCCAGCAGGCACCATCTTGGAAAGGGCCCAATTACATGGTGCAATTTATGCCCCTAACAAATGTGCATTTAACCGCACACAAGTCACTTGTCGCTAGATTATGAACCGTTTCACACCGGGGTTGAGGATAGGGACAGAACAATTACAATGTCTGTTCCCATGCAGCaagcttgttgtcagcagcacatactGTTTACACAGATGTGCTGCCAACAATAATGGAATGAtgtgcataaacaatccaatcagatAACAAACCAGTGTTTTGCACATTTATACGGCCTGATAATCTCTTTTTAACCCCCTTAGCGACCTTGGACGTACCCATATGTCTAGGTTGGTAGGTACTTACTgaccttggacatatggatacATCATATCTTTAATACGGCAACCCGACTGCATTAAGGCGCCTGCTGCTTCTCACAGCAGGGCACCGAAAGTCATTGTCTCAGGGGTAGCACTGCCCCCCGCAACTACGATAACCGCTATTGGCTGTTCAGTCCTCCTGAACAGTCAATCACAGCATTTTCAGGGTTTTAGGCAATGAAATAAttacctgaaacactgatgtccagcctaGCAACGCCAGTAGAGCCTAGCAACACCAGTTTGTGCATTCTGCAGCCGCCGAGCGCTGATCAGTGACATACATCACTGGTCAGCATCCATACTCGCTGTTTTACCGGACTTTTTTGTCCCTGTCTAATTTCCCCCCTTTTTGCACCACCTCCGTGTGTGCATCGTGCAGCTCCCGATCAGAAGCTCATCACTGATTGGCACCTGTGCTCGCTTTTGGCAAGAACTTCTTTTTCCTGTCAATTTTTGTATCCCCTATTTGCACTACACATCTGTGTGTGCATCCTACAGCCATCGAGCACTGGTTGGTGACGTACATCAccaattgttttttttgtgtgaaaaacagaatttaacatttttattagattaactgataggactagattaggaacagtaaaaatatactgcagTAATCGGCATCTActtcagtattttttactgaatttagtcagggttagtgtcagtaaagtgaattaaaaaaaattaGACTAGATGGTAGGAGTAGATTTGGGACAGtaaaaaaatatactgtagtaagcggtgactactacagtattttttactgaatttagtcAGTCAGGGTGTCAGATAGCGTGGAAAAAAAGAATCACATCCATGAGTGCGTCTTATAGCACGTCACTGATCGGGCTCCTTTTGTTGTTTCTTTTggtatgaaaaaaaagaaaaaaaaattagattagttgataggactagattagggacagtaaaaaacaTAATTGTCGACTTCTatcgtattttttactgaatttagttAGGGTTAGCGTCAGTGCGGAAAAAAAGAATCACCACGTGAGTGCGTCCTACAGCCAcccttcatcattttctaactggatacctctagatgcagtaaaaatgatgATGTTTTGGGGTTTTCTTCTCCACATGGAGATAGTGAAGAAGTCAGAACTTTGCAAAATATTGGAGTGTTGACGTTTTGTATTAACACTCCACTGTTCCACATGGCCATGACCAGTAAACGATTGGAGGCAATGCAGTTTTGCATTACAGTGATAATGCACAATGTCCTCCCTGACCGACTTTTCAAACTTCGTCTAGTCATTGattacttcagcaacaagtttgctgaggtgtacaacccaaagaataaataaaaatattgtatTTTTTGGCTTTTTCAATTGGACCCAAGAAAGGGTTACCATTTATTCCTCTTTTTCCCCCCTAGTTTGTGTGGGCTTGTGGTGGGTGTAATGTCTTGAATGATACTGATGCATAGAAGAATGTGGATTGGACAGTACCATGAGAAACGCCAAAGCATGGTACAAAAAGCTGGTTGTTCGCATTGTACAAATGCCAATGTACAACACTTTCATGCTATCCTTCACGATGTGCAGACCAGACCggtacgtaccttcagttccagaacgTAGTAATCAAGGTCCTAATCTTTGAAGATCACGAAAGAGTGGGCGCCAGtaattccggaactgaaggtgcttatATCATACCAGGCCAACATTTCCCTGGTGAGGTCCCTCAAACCACATATAAAGGTTACAAGGTGCCGAatgtgttacagaagggggatatgcaaggacaccacttatcaatgcgacacctgtcccgacaaacctggcctgtgtataaaagaatgcttcaaaGTGTACCACACATCCATGTACTGAATTTTTTTacttacacaactcacgtatgccaacctgacgtacactacacagcTCACATATGcctacctgatgcactctacactactcacgtataccacattataaaattcacataccaggaaacacAATATAgtcaattgtgtgtgtgtgtgtgggggggttccattgtttaggcacattaggggctctccaaatgcaacatcagGCTCGCACACCATTTCAAcgtttgcattccaaaacgtcactccatcccttctgagctctgccatgcgcccaaacagtagaattCTCCCACATATGGAGAATCAGTGAAGTCAGAattcattgcacaacaaattttggggtcaattttctcctgttacccttgtgaaaaaaagtggttaaaaatatttttgtggaaaatgtaattttttttattttcatggctgtgttataaatttctgtaaagcaccttggggttcaaggtgctcaccacacacctagataattgCTTGGGGGGGGATGACTGTTCCAAAATTGcataatttgggggggggggggtttcactgtttaaggCACATCGATTCCAGacacttgtgttcaaaaagtcattcattgctccttcccttctgaggcctgctgtgtgcccaatcagtagttttcccctacatatagggtatcagcgtggtCAAGAGAAATTTAGCAAATTTTGGTGTTCATTTccttcttttacccttgtgaaaacaaattGGGgtttaaagtaacatttttgtgaaaaaaaaatatatatatatttttacttgcattgcttcagttcctgtgaagcaccttaagggttaataaatgtattgaatgtgggtTTCAGCACCTtgcgatgtgcagtttttagaatggtgtcacttatgtATTTGTTATGTAGAcccctcagggtatgtttccacgttcaggaaacgctgcgtttttccgcagcgtcaaaaacgcagcatccagatgttacagcatagtggatgggatttcatgaaatcccgactccactatgcgtttaaaaacgcatgcgtttttgccgcgaaaacgcatgcgcggtgcgtttttcaaaacgcagcatgttgctacaatgagcaaaacacgcaggtacaccgcaggtaacctgccagtgacctcaggtgcagttttggtcaggattttacttgcataaaatcctgaccaaagcctgaagcaaacctgaacgtggacacatacccttagggtatgtgtccacgttcaggattgcatcaggatttggtcaggatttttcatcagtatttgtaagccaaaaccaggagtgggtgataaatgcaaaagtggagcatatgtttctattatacttttcctctaattgttccactcctggttttggcttacaaatactgatgaaaaatcctgaccaaatcctgatgcaatcctgaacgtggacacatacccttaaagtaactgatgtgctccctaaaaaaaataagttcgtaatttttgttggaaaaaattgctgtcaacttttaacccttctaacaaaaaaaattatgttataAAAATTGtgttgatataaagtagacatgtggtaaatgttagttATTGTGTGGCATAATTCTGTTttaaggtataaaaaaaaaaaaagaaatttgccaaatttgatttttttcataaataaatgcaagtcatattgaatacattgtaccaccatcatgaagtacaatgtcacaaaaaaaaggtctcagaagcagtgggatctgttgaagcattccagagttaccacataaagtgacactggtcagaattgtaaaatttggcctggccatTATGGTGTAGACAGGCTTGGGGGGGTTGAACGGGTTTGCCATCATCATATGGACAGTGCTAAACGTGCATCCTCCTGGGCACCTTGATTACACAGAAAGGTGAGCATTTTTACTTTCAACCATGCTTGATAATTTGTTTGACTGTTTTTGttgctttgagggtatgtgcacacgtcaggatttcttgcagaaattgtcctgacaaaatccggacatttctgccagaaatccgcatgcgttttttacgcttttttgcgttttttttccctgacactccaatttaatgggaaattcacaaaaataatgaacatgtcgcttctttttccggaatgtgttttttgcggaaaaaaaatgcaacatgtgcacaaaaaatgcggaatgcattctaaatgataggataatgtatgctttttttatgcgttattatagcgtttttatcagggaaatccgcaaaaaaataaaaacgcgaaAATGCctgaagaaatccggacgtgtgcacataccctaaagggcatTTATAAATATCTTGTAAAACCCCTTTTATTTGTAGGGCTATTTATTCGCACATGTATTGTCACTGTTTACCTGCAATCTGGGACACAACATTTTCATCATGGACTTCTACATGTAGAGGTCACACTTTACTGGAGCCTCCTGAGGAACCGTCAAGGCTATACACAGCAAGGGATGCAGACAAGTAATTTGAATTAAGTGTATGTATTGCTATATTCTACATATGTCTTTATACACCATATATTTAACTGGAGTTTTATTTGAAAAGCCGTTACACATTTTTTGCTCTATATGGTGTCCTTGGGTTCTTCTAATATGCCAAGTAGCTTTCACTATTTAGTACTAGGACCCGACAGGGGCAGCCTTTGCTTAACAGGGGTGCCAACCTCTGAGGGTGGGTAGTGCTGTACCTTAGGGCCACATAGGGAAAGAGTGTTTTCTCTTGGGCAtggtttatatatataaaaaatttaacATCTGTGGCAATATGCATCTATTTTATATCATATCACTTCTGCATGATATATCAAAGTATTCACACATTTAAAAAGGGTTTTTCTCTTTTAAGCTGCTACAGTAATACCATTGACATTTTGAGCACATTTTCACCACTGATATACAGGTATGGCTTCTGTGGCATGGGAACAGACAAGACACCTTTCCATAGGTTTTTGGTGTAAAGTTTTCTACAAGTGATCAGGTAGTTTCCCAGGTCTATATGATGTTTGCCTGCCCACAACATTCTTTTTTAAATTTAGTGGAAGGCCATAAGTACTTCTGAAGCAGTCAATATTGCTGAGGGTTAATAGTCCCTGCAAGGGATATGTAGTATTACACTTAAAAGGGTAATCTAGGACCAATTAGTTCTTAGACCCATAGCAAAAAGTAGTTAACAGGCTAACTCCCTGCCTTTTCTGCCCACCGCCAATCTCTGCCTGCTCAGTGGTCACAGACCACTCATGCCAGTGATTCAGCAGTCTCTGCTGACAGAAGCAGCTTCTCTTCCGTTTTGCTGATGGGGTGTGACTATGGGCGTCATGCTAATTGACAAGCGGTTCTCCGCAGTTAGGTAGCAGAGaggcagctgtcaatcagcatgatctaGGCAGTCACACCACATTAGCAGAGCAAACTGGAGAGGAAGAGTTGTTCTGTTGACATGGAAccactgaatctctggcaggagcagtcGGTGACTGCTCTGAGTCAGCTCCGGGTAGAACAGACGGTAGGTAGCTAGGACATCAAAGTGCTTTAATGAAACAGTGATcatctcaattaaaaaaaatctcCATGGGCTATAGACTATAGAGGATTAATTTTGCAGAGACATTGCTTTTTTTAGGATACTTTCCAACAAGACTCATGCCAATGTACTCTAGAACTGGATGGGGTGGCGGTGCTTCCTTAGGCAGAATATGGGACTCCTTCAAGTCTTTACATAATGAGCTAATCTGTCAAATCTAAAGTTGCACCAAATAACTTCACTAATAAGGAAAACATCACGTGTGTAGTTGGACTGTATGCACGTGTCTTTAATTATGTGGTAGTGATGAAATCTTGCAAATCCAACATGAGTGCTTCAAagtttccataaaaaaaaaaaagtttatttatgcCTTGCCAAGGTGTTCTGAAATTAACAAGTCCAGATTTGTTTCTCCCATATATTTTCAATAAATAAATGTAGTGTCACAGATCAAGCACACACAGATTTACAAttgattaaaataataataaaaaaaaatgtatacagtcttcaCAGCGCAGGGAAGAAAACCACTTTAATCAGCAGTTTCACCAACAGCTGCTACCTATACAATAATGTacaggcacaagtaccacagggttAATACTGTAATGATAAATTTTCTGGCAAGTCCAGGGAGTTGGCCAAGGTATGGGAAGGGATAATTCTATTGAAAGCAGCCTTTTATTTTAGTGGTCTCCTGACATCCTCCACCACACCATTCGGATTTCAACTCCATCTTTCATGTGCAATCAAGTCTTTGTGCAAATTTTCTCAGCCCTTCTTCTCCAAGCCTCTGTGCCAGCTCAATCCCTGGGGGTGAGGCTACTGCGCTCAGGATCTTCACCCCCGGGCCCGGCGTTCTCTGCCAGTAATGATAAAGAACGCTGGGGAATGTCCAAAATCTAATACAAGAGTCCATGTTTCATGCAGCCCTACATCAGGCAACAGCTCTTGGCCTTCTCTTTCTTGAAGGTGGAAGAAATTAATTCAGAGCGACTAGGCAGATTTAAGAGTCTCTTCGATAAACTCCGGACAGGGCTTCTACGGTTGGGGGGTGTAGGTTTAGACAGACACAGTGAGGATGCAGAGCGAAATATGCTGTGCACACTTTTTTCTGATGTGAAGGCTGAACACTCTAGATAGCTCTCGGCTCCTAGTTGCTTGGCGGCAGCACATCCCTGGAAATAGAAAGAGGATATTAAAAATGGTGGACCGTTATTATACAAAGGTAATGGATAAATGTATTCTAGGATTTAACGCCAACTTTACAAATTCAGTCCATGTGCCCGCAAAGCTTTGTGCAACAACAAACAATGAAACACAAAGGGATCCAGCACTAAAAGTCCAATTTTGACTTCTAACAAACATGTTGCCAATTTGGCACAAGTGCCAGTTGGTTGCAGAACAAGTACAGTCTGTTCATGACTAATTACTACAAAATGAACTGCAATAAAGGTCATAGCCAACAGATCAGCATTTCATGGTGGATTTGATAAAAAATGTCATGTATTCACATTGAATTATGCACAAACCTGTTCATATGACACAGGGGTCTGTTTCTGGTTGGACAGCTCCATAATTGTGCTGAGGTCAGTTCGTAAGTCTGTTTTGCAGCCTATTAGAAGTATTCTTGTGTTGGGGCAGTAGTCCACAATTTCTGTCTTCCACTAAAAGGGTACAGAAAGCCAATATAAATGATCTTTAGCATAGATTTTACCAGTATAAATACATGTATCTATGCTGATGGTACCAACTGAGCAGAAAACTGAAAATACCCACCTTCTTTAATGCACTATCAAGGCTTTCTGGTCGGCTTACATCAAAGCAGAGCAGTACTGCATCAGAGTCACTGTAGCAGAGAGGACGGACATTATCGTAATAAGGAGAACCTGTCAAGAGAAGAGATAAATGGTCATCAAGTGTGAAGATCAGACACATGCTTGCTGCTATTCACACTGAATGCAGAAGTAAATTTGTAATTAAATGAAGTTTGCTTTCTTTGCATTTGATAAAATTCAATCtatattatacacacatacatttcATACATCATTCACCCCTATGTACTTCATTGTAAGTTCCAACTCTATTAGAAAAACTATTAAGTAACAGACGGCCCCTACTACACATGCCATAGAGGAATTTGGGTTATTTGGTTACAGCCACACTTGTAAAATACACAATTGGCTCCACTGCATACTGGGGAGATATGCAAGTTATGCACAGACTACTACAAAATACATTTTTCTTTATATAAAAGCTTTATCTGTCATTGCCATTTATGGTTTAGACTTTCCTAAATTTTACTTCCAGGAAGCAGACTATCTGGTATAGTCATTCAGCAAAAGTGGATCCTCCAGCAGAGGGGACCAATGTTATACCGCCAAATATGACAAGTGGTATGGAGCCACAATATTAAGAAAATAATGTAGCAGTCATGGAAAATCTAATGCAATAATTTTTTTCAACATTAAGAAATAAAAGTGCAAAACTCAAATGAAACTGCGTTGGTACTGGTGAACCACCAATATGGCTGTGAGCCATGATTATGCCACAGTCCATGGAACCATGCTCTGGAGATATGGTCTCTAAATTCTGGTCACCATCATATGGTGTTACCTTGGAATCTAGGTTTAGCAAATAGCCTGTTACACATCTATAACTTCCAAAGAGCCACATGTTAGGTATCAATGGAGAAGATATTTGCCTTTCATTATACCAATATTGTGTTTTCTGAAAGCTTTGACTTGAGCTGGAGAACTTCAGGGACAAGTTGGCTACTTAAGCTGAACATGTGTAAGTACTGGAGCAATCCTTCCCCGAGGAGGCCATTATAAGCGACAACAGCCTCTCTGTATAGAAGAGGTTTGGGAAACCATCTCAGTTTAATGACCGCTTCAAAGAAGGAGCAATCATGACTTTTCCAGCACAGCATGCCAAGTGAGCCACCATGTACAAGAGCCTTCTCAATGACTTAAGGGGCCAGAGACAACGGGTAGCACTTAGAGCAAAAAAGAAATTAAGTATGGGAGTTTATTTGTGGGTATGTCGCCTGGACAGCACCCCTTAGGCACACAGGGCACGAGCGCTGCAAGTCATAAGCTTTCCACACTTCACCCTCCCGTTCAGGTTTCAGCTCAGCAGCTTCGTGCTTAGAATAGCAAATACCCCCTCCCTGACTAGGAGAACAGTTTCCATAGCAACAAGCTCAGACCAATCCTGTTAGGGGACAGGAGGCTGCAGACTATCAAGACATTCTATATCGAAAAATCTACGATAAGGACGTAACTATTATAGGTGCTCCTATTCAGCACCGCACTCCACCAGTTATGTGCCAGGCAATAGCGCCAAACACTTCCAAATTACTGAAGTCACACCTGCACCCAGCAAACATCCCAAATGCACAGGACGAAACATCCCGACACATAGGACATGGTTAAATCTACATTAGGAGCAAAGTTCCAAATATCAGCTATTAAAACTGAAGCCGTGCTCACTCCCCATTGGTGAAGATTTTAACTTTGAAATTAATTGCAGCAAATAATTTGATTCAGAGTCCTGGCTGGCGACCTGGCATAGCCAGTGTACTGTTCAAGGACTGGCTGGTGCCTGCTGCATCCCTTCCCCTGGGGCTCTTCGGAAACTGCGTAGCTGAATGTACAATTCTCAGCCACACACTGGCGAGAAGATTCCTGCCACTGATCTGCAGCATTGACTAGACTGGCTGTGCATAGCAAATAGCCAGCACTGCACCTCTGGAAAGGTAATCCAAAATCAATGGCACAAGGGCCTGTATTAGAGCGCTTAGAAGATGACAAGATTAAAGACGCACACACTAAGGAGACGTATCCAGCGAAGACACAAGATGACCAGCATAGTGGCTGTAGTGTGTGATTATACTGAGCCATCTACTCTAGGGCTCACATTTGTCTCCAGAAAAGCCATGTTGCAACCAGTCTGGTTAATTTTTCCAGTTTAGTCAACTTGAACAAAGCCAAGTGTAATGGGACACCTTTCCTACAGGAGACCCAGTAGATATAGATATGTCTCAGAAATACAACACTAAGCTCTTTGGGTCAAAATATTATTAGAATGAACGACTAAAGGTGTGCCAACAAAACCAAATCACCATTTTGTCCAGGAACATACTGTTCTTGTAGAAAAGGGTGTCACTAAAGGGTAGAAAGGCAGGAACATGGTGTgccaaagcaattttttttttttttttttacaagaaatagCCATGTTATGTGAGGGTCCTACAGCCAATGGATGGAggaagcttttagatttagaagaaAATAAGGAACACTTTACACAAACCTGTTGAAATGTGTAATAAGATCATTTTTTGCAAGGTTCATTTCAAAACTAATGGAAACAAAAACATCCCAGTGACTGAAAAGCCGTAAAACAGGAAGTGAGAGAAAGGGCATTAGGAGATAGGCCTTTTTGGACAACATTCAGGAGAATGAGATTCCATCTAATTAGCAGTTACAATGTGGCTGTTAAGTATGGAAATGACCAGTAGGTGTTGGCCACCAGTGGCTCCCATTCACATATCCCTGAGGGCAGTTTCAGGCTTGAAAGACCAGCTTTACAGCACCCAGCAGGCAGCACCATAAACCTTTCATTATGGCCCTGTTAGCACAACTGGAAAGGAATGTCAAAAGCTCTACAAACCATTCCCACCTATAATCGTCCACTCCCCTAACAATACTAGGTTAGCACAAGAGCAGGGCCTATCATAAGGCAATGCAGGAACATGTCTGGGCCCAACAACTAGAAGAACACATTGGTGCTTTCGCACAAAGATTTAACATGTGCTTCAAGGAATCTGGAGGAACATTTCTGAAGAGCGAGCTTTTAGCCTTGTATATTAATATAAGGTAAGGTCCAACAATGCAAGTAACGCGGGCAATCATAATTTTAGTCTAGTGATCATCCCAATTGTAGGCACAACCCAGGAATAATAAAGATGGATGGCAGACATTAGCAGCCATTTGTCCAATCACCAATACCATAATGCCTACAGGATAAAGGCCATTTACAAGGGTGTCAGTCTAAACAAATATGGCAGATCAGAGCTTCCTTCCTGTATCTGAGCAAGCAAACATCTGCTGTAGCTACAATAGGATGGTTGAAACATTGGGATTCTCCTGAGCAAGTGTCATTAGCTATAAAATATCTAAAATTAATTTTCTTCTCCATCACTTGGCCCTAAACCAGCATACATAACCCATTCTGCACATGACACTGGTTGATAGGTCAAGGGTCAATTTGTAATTTTATTTTCTGAGACTAACGGGTTACTCCTCATTGCAAATTGTTGTCGCACATCATTCCCAATTATATATAGCCCTGAGATAAATTGATCTCATGTCCACAAGTCAATTTGTAGCCCTTAGCCTAAAATCAAGTCATCTTTTTTAGCTATCATTTATAATCAACTATTAACTGTTGatacatttagaaaaaaaataaaaaaattggccaTCTGCAGCATGAAGATCTTAGGTTGAATGAAGCCGTATATTAACCCCTTTAATAATGTGATCTTAAAGAAGAATAATGTTGCTCCTTGTGGTATACATACCTGATGTGTCCCATAAGCTGAGCTCCACACGATTCTCCTCCGTCTCCAAGCTAGCTGTGTAGTTCTCAAACACTGTGGGCACATATGTCTAGAAACAAGAGACACACATATATAGCTTACTGACAACACTGCAGCCAACAGAGATACTTCGGTGCAACAGAGCAGTGCTAGGACATCATTGTAGCCAACACAAGCACAGGGAGTTGACACCTACGCAACACAATGGAACTGCGGGCAAGAGCTCGCTGACACCACTGCAGCCAACGCAAGCACACGTGTCTCGATGGCACCACTGCAACATACAGATATTGATACGCAAGGCAAGTGCACCACACAATAAGACAATCCAGACAAGCAAGACAAAGGAGAAAATCCAGAGTCAGACTTCAGAACTCAAAGAGAGAAGATCTCAGCAAATATTGACATTTATGCAGATTCCTGACAACTAAAACACTTATCTGCCCAATTGTTTTACCCAATTCAGAtaagaaaattgtgacattttaacAATGCATTGTCATCCCGTCCTTCACCACACAATGGTCACAGGTAATGACACCACACAATAGCCAGAAGCTGGTGGGTAGAGGAATAGTGCACACACATACATCCACCATGTACCCTTGGGGTGACAAGTTGACCTTTATCAGCACCCCCATTTTTAAGATTTGCGGTCTGCATGCAGCAGACATGTCCCATCATCTCAATATGGAACCGATCACAAAGGATTGCACCCTAAATTCACCACACAGCCTTTGTTACAAAGACCATAACTTCACACCAGTGCCCATCATGTGTGACCCCACAGATGGCAGCATTCTCAACACAGTAACCAAGGGTCCCAAAAACACCACTAATTACAGTGTATTACTTGTGGTTAGTGATGACCCACCAGACAGCCAGGCCAGAAATGGGAAGATCTGTAGAACACAATGTCTGAAATGACAACTCTAGAATAAAGTGGTATTTTGGCATCACTCATGGGCATCTTGGTGCCACCACACACACCAGTGGTAAATGCCAGGACAGGGCAGGTGACATGGAGCCGGTGAGCGGAGGTCCTGGGAATAATGCCGTCACAGCCCAGTGCACCGGCATCTCAGCAATGTCACAGGGCTACA from Ranitomeya variabilis isolate aRanVar5 chromosome 3, aRanVar5.hap1, whole genome shotgun sequence includes:
- the RND1 gene encoding rho-related GTP-binding protein Rho6 — encoded protein: MKERRNPQPSVVRCKLVLVGEVHCGKTAMLQVLAKDCYPETYVPTVFENYTASLETEENRVELSLWDTSGSPYYDNVRPLCYSDSDAVLLCFDVSRPESLDSALKKWKTEIVDYCPNTRILLIGCKTDLRTDLSTIMELSNQKQTPVSYEQGCAAAKQLGAESYLECSAFTSEKSVHSIFRSASSLCLSKPTPPNRRSPVRSLSKRLLNLPSRSELISSTFKKEKAKSCCLM